A single region of the Halorussus sp. MSC15.2 genome encodes:
- a CDS encoding precorrin-8X methylmutase — MTTKDGDFEEYADLGATTSNAMEIAETSMDRVRELVPDETLADRVRQKSVHATGDPEFQHLLRFTGTDESEPVRAGARAVLDERPIVTDITMVKEGITGRGHDCEVRKAIGNGAELAAETGMTRTAASVLELDKRGVYDGAIATVGNAPTAALALADCIEDGTRPAVVVATPVGFVKAAESRERLREVAADHGVPVVTNVGRRGGSGLAAGLTNELIHVASDVRDGEVDLGETAEKSSERRRDDGVDLE; from the coding sequence ATGACGACTAAGGACGGCGACTTCGAGGAGTACGCCGACCTCGGCGCGACAACGTCGAACGCCATGGAGATAGCCGAGACCAGCATGGACCGGGTGCGGGAACTCGTGCCCGACGAGACGCTGGCCGACCGAGTCCGCCAGAAGTCGGTCCACGCCACGGGTGACCCCGAGTTCCAGCACCTGCTGCGGTTCACGGGCACGGACGAGAGCGAACCCGTCCGCGCGGGAGCGCGGGCCGTCCTCGACGAGCGACCCATCGTGACCGACATCACGATGGTCAAGGAGGGAATCACCGGCCGCGGACACGACTGCGAGGTCCGGAAGGCCATCGGCAACGGCGCGGAACTGGCGGCCGAGACCGGGATGACCCGGACCGCCGCGTCGGTGCTCGAACTCGACAAGCGCGGCGTCTACGACGGCGCCATCGCCACGGTGGGCAACGCGCCGACCGCGGCGCTCGCGCTGGCCGACTGCATCGAAGACGGGACTCGCCCCGCGGTCGTGGTCGCCACCCCTGTCGGCTTCGTGAAGGCCGCCGAGAGCCGCGAACGACTGCGCGAGGTCGCGGCGGACCACGGCGTGCCGGTCGTCACCAACGTCGGTCGGCGCGGCGGGAGCGGTCTCGCGGCCGGACTGACGAACGAGTTGATTCACGTCGCCAGCGACGTGCGGGACGGCGAGGTCGACCTCGGCGAGACCGCCGAGAAGTCGAGCGAACGGCGGCGGGACGACGGAGTAGACCTCGAATGA
- a CDS encoding cobalt-precorrin-7 (C(5))-methyltransferase: MSDDYDLDSGPDPASFAAAEPESASESADDAARSFRAVGIGPGNLDYLTPRGERAIREADVVVGFETVVEFVADRTEADLLTCGYADEGETLERFAERVADGETGTAVLMGDPNHSGYQFVGKVERAIDRPVRVVPGISSLQMAASRARTPMEDSAFVTLHKSGDVSADLDRLRSAAGERHLLVLPRPFDWMPGDVAADLLDAGASASLEAIVCERLTHDDEAITRTTLGDLAEESGGTGREDTPFSDLSVLVVRAD, translated from the coding sequence ATGAGCGACGACTACGACCTCGATTCGGGACCAGACCCCGCGTCGTTCGCGGCGGCGGAACCGGAGTCGGCCTCCGAGAGCGCGGACGACGCCGCGCGGTCGTTCCGCGCGGTCGGCATCGGACCGGGGAACCTCGACTACCTGACGCCGCGGGGCGAGCGCGCGATTCGGGAGGCCGACGTGGTCGTCGGCTTCGAGACGGTCGTGGAGTTCGTCGCCGACCGGACCGAGGCCGACCTGCTGACCTGCGGCTACGCCGACGAGGGCGAGACGCTGGAGCGGTTCGCCGAGCGCGTGGCCGACGGCGAGACCGGGACCGCGGTGCTGATGGGCGACCCGAACCACTCGGGCTACCAGTTCGTCGGCAAGGTCGAGCGGGCAATCGACCGTCCGGTCCGCGTAGTTCCGGGCATCTCGTCGCTCCAGATGGCCGCGAGCAGGGCGCGGACGCCGATGGAGGACTCGGCGTTCGTCACCCTCCACAAGAGCGGCGACGTGTCGGCCGACCTCGACCGACTCCGGTCGGCGGCGGGCGAGCGACACCTGCTCGTGCTGCCCCGACCGTTCGACTGGATGCCGGGCGACGTCGCGGCGGACCTGCTCGACGCGGGCGCGTCCGCGTCGCTGGAGGCAATCGTCTGCGAGCGCTTGACCCACGACGACGAGGCGATTACGCGGACGACGCTCGGCGACCTCGCCGAGGAATCGGGCGGGACCGGACGGGAGGACACGCCGTTCTCTGACCTCTCGGTGCTGGTCGTCCGGGCGGACTGA